The following coding sequences lie in one Pseudomonas monsensis genomic window:
- the crp gene encoding cAMP-activated global transcriptional regulator CRP produces the protein MVAITPTPKIKNLDKLLMHCQRRRHAAKSNIICAGDRSDTLYFIIKGSVTILIEDDDGREMIIAYLNAGDFFGELGLFEQAGQEQERSAWVRAKVECETAEISYAKFRELSQQDPDILYVLSGQIAQRLRNTTRKVGDLAFFDVTGRVARCLLELCKQPDAMTHPDGMQIKVTRQEIGRIVGCSREMVGRVLKDLEERNLVDVKGKTMVVFGTR, from the coding sequence ATGGTTGCTATTACCCCCACACCCAAAATCAAGAACCTCGACAAGCTGTTGATGCATTGCCAGCGCCGTCGCCATGCGGCCAAGAGCAATATCATTTGTGCGGGTGATCGCTCGGACACGCTGTATTTCATTATCAAGGGCTCGGTGACGATCCTGATCGAGGATGACGACGGCCGCGAGATGATCATCGCCTACCTGAACGCCGGAGACTTCTTCGGTGAACTGGGCCTGTTCGAACAGGCGGGCCAGGAACAGGAGCGCAGTGCCTGGGTGCGGGCGAAGGTCGAATGCGAAACGGCCGAAATCAGTTACGCCAAGTTTCGCGAACTGTCCCAACAGGACCCGGACATTCTTTACGTCCTCAGCGGACAAATCGCACAACGTCTGCGCAACACCACGCGTAAGGTCGGCGACCTGGCGTTCTTCGACGTCACCGGTCGTGTGGCCCGCTGCCTGCTGGAGCTGTGCAAGCAACCGGACGCCATGACTCACCCGGACGGCATGCAGATCAAGGTGACCCGTCAGGAAATCGGGCGGATTGTCGGGTGTTCGCGGGAGATGGTCGGTCGCGTGCTCAAGGATCTTGAAGAACGCAACCTGGTCGATGTGAAAGGCAAGACCATGGTGGTCTTCGGCACCCGCTAA
- a CDS encoding aminodeoxychorismate/anthranilate synthase component II, which translates to MLLMIDNYDSFTYNVVQYLGELGAEVKVVRNDELTIAEIEALNPERIVVSPGPCTPTEAGISIEAIKHFAGKLPILGVCLGHQSIGQAFGGDVVRARQVMHGKTSPVFHEDKGVFTGLNHPLTVTRYHSLIVKHETLPDCLELTAWTQHDDGSVDEIMGLRHKTLNIEGVQFHPESILTEQGHELFANFLKQTGGTR; encoded by the coding sequence ATGTTGCTGATGATCGACAACTACGACTCCTTTACTTACAACGTTGTGCAATACCTCGGCGAGCTGGGTGCCGAGGTCAAGGTCGTGCGCAACGACGAACTGACCATCGCCGAAATCGAAGCGCTCAACCCCGAGCGCATCGTTGTGTCCCCCGGCCCCTGCACACCGACCGAAGCCGGCATCTCCATCGAAGCCATCAAGCACTTTGCCGGCAAACTGCCAATCCTCGGCGTTTGTCTGGGCCACCAGTCCATCGGCCAGGCCTTTGGCGGTGACGTGGTGCGTGCCCGGCAGGTGATGCACGGTAAGACTAGCCCGGTATTCCACGAGGACAAGGGCGTTTTTACCGGTCTGAATCATCCGTTGACGGTTACCCGCTACCACTCGCTGATCGTCAAGCACGAGACCTTGCCCGATTGCCTGGAGCTGACCGCGTGGACGCAACACGATGACGGCAGCGTCGACGAAATCATGGGCCTGCGTCACAAGACCCTGAACATTGAGGGCGTACAGTTTCACCCCGAGTCGATCCTGACCGAACAGGGCCATGAACTGTTTGCCAACTTCCTCAAACAAACCGGCGGCACGCGCTAA
- the trpD gene encoding anthranilate phosphoribosyltransferase, protein MNIKTALSRIVDHLDLSTDEMRDVMREIMTGQCTDAQIGAFMMAMRMKSESIDEIVGAVSVMRELADQVELKTLDGVVDVVGTGGDGANIFNVSTASSFVVAAAGCTVAKHGNRAVSGKSGSADLLEAAGIYLNLTPVQVARCIDNVGIGFMFAQTHHKAMKYAAGPRRDLGLRTLFNMLGPLTNPAGVKHQVVGVFTQALCRPLAEVLQRLGSKHVLVVHSKDGLDEFSLAAPTFVAELKNNEITEYWVEPEDLGMKSQSLHGLSVEGPEASLALIRDALGKRKTENGQKAAEMIVLNAGAALYAADLATSLKEGVALAHDALHTGLAREKLEELGAFTAVFKVENEG, encoded by the coding sequence ATGAATATCAAGACAGCCCTGAGCCGTATCGTCGATCACCTCGACCTCAGCACCGATGAAATGCGCGACGTGATGCGCGAAATCATGACCGGCCAATGCACTGACGCGCAGATCGGCGCGTTCATGATGGCCATGCGCATGAAGAGCGAGAGCATCGACGAGATCGTCGGCGCCGTGTCGGTGATGCGCGAGCTGGCCGACCAGGTCGAACTCAAGACCCTCGACGGTGTGGTCGATGTGGTCGGCACCGGCGGTGACGGTGCCAATATCTTCAACGTGTCGACGGCGTCTTCGTTTGTCGTCGCGGCCGCCGGTTGCACCGTGGCCAAGCACGGTAATCGTGCAGTCTCGGGCAAGAGCGGCAGCGCCGACTTGCTGGAAGCCGCCGGCATTTACCTGAACCTGACGCCGGTCCAGGTGGCCCGTTGCATCGACAACGTCGGCATCGGTTTCATGTTTGCCCAGACCCACCACAAAGCCATGAAGTACGCCGCCGGCCCGCGCCGCGATCTCGGCTTGCGTACGCTGTTCAACATGCTCGGCCCGCTTACGAATCCGGCCGGTGTGAAACATCAGGTGGTGGGCGTCTTCACTCAGGCGCTGTGCCGGCCATTGGCCGAGGTCTTGCAACGTCTGGGCAGCAAACATGTGCTGGTGGTGCATTCGAAGGATGGTCTGGACGAATTCAGCCTCGCTGCGCCGACCTTTGTTGCCGAGCTGAAAAACAACGAGATCACCGAGTATTGGGTCGAGCCCGAGGACTTGGGCATGAAGAGCCAGAGCCTGCACGGGCTGTCGGTCGAAGGACCGGAGGCGTCGCTGGCGCTGATCCGCGATGCACTGGGCAAGCGCAAAACCGAAAACGGCCAGAAAGCCGCTGAAATGATTGTGCTCAATGCCGGTGCAGCGCTGTACGCCGCCGATCTGGCCACGAGTTTGAAAGAAGGCGTGGCGCTTGCGCACGACGCTCTGCACACCGGCCTCGCTCGGGAAAAACTCGAGGAGTTGGGTGCCTTTACCGCGGTATTCAAAGTGGAGAATGAGGGATGA
- the trpC gene encoding indole-3-glycerol phosphate synthase TrpC encodes MSVPTVLENILARKVQEVAERSARVSLSELEGLAKAADAPRGFAQVLLAQAKKKQPAVIAEIKKASPSKGVIRENFVPAYIAKSYEKGGATCLSVLTDIDYFQGADAYLQQARAACSLPVIRKDFMIDPYQIVEARALGADCVLLIVSALDDVKMAELASVAKGVGLDVLVEVHDGDELERALKTLDTPLVGINNRNLHTFDVSLETTLDLLPRIPRDRLVITESGILNRADVELMEISDVYAFLVGEAFMRAESPGTELQRLFFPERGGPVVSGSTLD; translated from the coding sequence ATGAGTGTACCGACGGTTCTGGAAAACATTCTGGCGCGCAAAGTCCAGGAAGTCGCCGAGCGCAGCGCTCGCGTCAGCCTGAGCGAGCTGGAAGGTCTGGCCAAGGCGGCCGATGCACCCCGTGGTTTTGCCCAGGTATTGCTGGCGCAGGCGAAGAAGAAGCAACCGGCGGTGATCGCCGAGATCAAGAAGGCTTCGCCGAGCAAAGGCGTGATCCGCGAAAACTTCGTGCCTGCCTACATCGCCAAAAGCTACGAGAAGGGCGGGGCGACCTGCTTGTCGGTGCTGACCGACATCGATTACTTCCAGGGCGCCGATGCTTACCTGCAACAGGCCCGTGCCGCGTGCAGCCTGCCGGTGATCCGCAAGGATTTCATGATCGACCCCTACCAGATTGTCGAAGCCCGTGCCCTCGGCGCCGACTGCGTGCTGTTGATCGTCTCCGCACTGGATGACGTGAAAATGGCCGAGCTGGCGTCGGTGGCCAAAGGCGTTGGTCTTGATGTGTTGGTGGAAGTGCACGACGGCGATGAACTGGAGCGTGCGTTGAAAACCCTCGACACGCCACTGGTCGGGATCAACAACCGCAACCTGCACACCTTCGATGTCAGCCTGGAAACCACACTCGACCTGCTGCCACGCATTCCTCGCGATCGTCTGGTGATCACCGAGAGCGGCATCCTCAACCGCGCCGATGTCGAGCTGATGGAAATCAGCGACGTCTACGCGTTCCTGGTGGGCGAGGCGTTCATGCGCGCTGAAAGCCCGGGCACCGAACTGCAGCGGTTGTTCTTCCCGGAGCGCGGTGGTCCGGTAGTCAGCGGTTCGACCCTCGACTGA
- a CDS encoding lipoate--protein ligase family protein, whose product MIPTSLTIEAGLQAEQDLLASICAGDAEFGLLFWQPSDHALVMPRRLNRLPGFEQACDISAAAGWPVLLRETGGEPVPQSASTINIALVYAPPRSEGDLNRIETGYRRLCDPICELLDELGGQSSLGEVDGAFCDGRFNVNLDGRKMVGTAQRWRQSQGGQRPVGLVHGAMLMDNERESMVAAVNRFNEACGLEQRVRAESHIALHEKFAAPNALARLDELFRLMLAQVYSA is encoded by the coding sequence ATGATCCCCACCTCCCTGACCATCGAAGCCGGCCTGCAAGCCGAACAGGACTTGCTTGCCTCCATCTGCGCCGGCGACGCCGAATTCGGTTTGCTGTTCTGGCAACCCAGCGATCACGCCTTGGTCATGCCACGCCGCCTCAACCGTCTGCCCGGTTTCGAGCAAGCCTGCGACATTTCTGCCGCTGCCGGCTGGCCGGTGCTGCTGCGTGAAACCGGTGGCGAGCCGGTGCCGCAATCCGCTTCAACCATCAACATCGCGTTGGTCTACGCTCCGCCCCGCAGCGAAGGCGACCTGAACCGCATCGAAACCGGTTACCGGCGATTGTGTGATCCGATCTGCGAATTGCTGGATGAGCTGGGTGGTCAGTCGTCCCTGGGTGAAGTTGACGGTGCGTTCTGCGACGGTCGTTTCAACGTCAATCTCGATGGGCGCAAGATGGTCGGCACGGCTCAGCGCTGGCGCCAGAGTCAGGGCGGACAACGCCCGGTCGGTCTGGTACACGGTGCGATGCTGATGGATAACGAGCGCGAGTCGATGGTGGCGGCCGTCAATCGCTTCAATGAAGCCTGCGGTCTGGAGCAGCGGGTGCGGGCTGAAAGCCACATTGCCCTGCACGAGAAGTTCGCCGCGCCAAATGCATTGGCGCGTCTTGATGAGCTGTTTCGTCTGATGCTGGCGCAGGTCTACAGCGCCTGA